Genomic window (Musa acuminata AAA Group cultivar baxijiao chromosome BXJ1-9, Cavendish_Baxijiao_AAA, whole genome shotgun sequence):
tgctttaatagGTACAGGGTAACTGAACAGATTTGTCATATTTGTAGCCAAGTGAGCAAAACACATATGCCGATATAGAGGCTGCTTATAAGTGCCTTGTCGAGATCTACAGTGCTAAGGAGGAAGAAATTGTCCTCTATGGTCAGTCTGTCGGAAGTGGACCGACGGTGAATTTGGCTGCCCGACTACCTCACTTAAGAGCTGTCATATTGCATAGCCCTATACTCTCCGGTTTAAGAGTGATGTATCCCGTAAAACACACATATTGGTTTGACATCTACAAGGTTAAATTTCATGCAATTGCTTATGTTCCTTGTTTTTTATGGTTCAATTGTGTATCTTAaattttttactttcattttgTCCAGAATATTGACAAAATATCATCGGTCAATTGTCCTGTGCTGGTAATTCATGTGAGTATATCTCTCTTACATTCTATTCTGAATATAATGTAAatgaatataatataaaatgTACATGAGAAATTTCCATCCTGAAAGGAACTTGTATTACTACTGACAGAAAAATACTTAAATACTTAATTGAGCTACTCCTTGAATTATGATGACATGATAAATTTTATGTTTGCATCTTCGAGGAATGTTATATGATATCTGCATCATTGCAAGTTGGATTTGTAGCTTCAGAGCTATTCATGGGTGCATAAACAATGACCTGTATGCAATTTCCGAGTTAGAAGTTCTCCAATTTTTCATGTCATAATTATTTCTAAATGTAATTACAGGCACTTACTAATACTTATTTCGATCTGCAGGGAACATCAGATGAAGTTGTGGACTTCTCTCATGGCACAAAGCTTTGGGAATTATGTAATAAGAAGTATGAACCGCTTTGGctcaaaggaggaaagcattgtgACTTGGAGCTTTTTCCTGAGTACATCAAACACCTCAAGAAGTTTATATCTGCGGTCGAGAAATCGCCTTCTCAGAGGAGCACCTGGAGAAGAAATGCAGATCAATTTGAGCTATCGAGGATGAGCACCAGCCGCTTGGAGCCATCAAGGATGAGCTTTGGTCGGAGAGAAAGATCTAAGCCAAGCACTGCAAAGTCTAAAAGCAAGGATCAGACGTCTCCCAATGTGGAAAAGCAGGAGAAGATGAAGATATCATTTGACAAAACAGAGAAGTCCAGGAGAAGTCTGGATTGCTTCAGACTTTCCGGGAAGCACGTCGCCGATCAACCGGATAGAGGACGTCGGAGTGTCGACAGATTGGATAGGATATGGGCCGGTTGAAGTCTTAATTTGTTTGTGGAATCCATACATGGGCTTGATTGTGTTGGGAGAAGTATCTGTACATTTATTTGTGCTTACCAATCATGTAATCTGTTTGTGGATGTTTATATGGCAATGAGTGGATGCTGAAAAGGAAGCCTAGATGACAAGTGATTGATGCTCTTGGCTTATAATTTAGCAACATTTTTATTCTTGATGTTTAAGCAGCTTTAACAGGGTGGAATAAGTGTAGTTGTTCATGTGGTGTGTATGTAATTTGTTCCTGTGGCAATTGACAAGAATATTTGGGAATGAAGCTAATTCTCCTACAATTGCAGTTAATTTGTTCCATTGATTTTTTTCATGAGGAGATAACTCCTTCTGCCTCTTTCATTGAGAAATATTAATGTCTCCGGGGAGAAGGATGCTTATAGTAAGACATGGAGATGTACAATGCCATAGAAATATGCAGGTCTATGTCATGGTACTCTGCTAATGCAACATTAGTGATCTATAGGACTTTGAGTAGATTTGTAGTTTGTTTAATCTGAACATTCTGCGTTTGCTACAAAGGTATTTTTCTATCCATTTGAGCAGATTATGCTTCACTTTTCCTTCATATATTTAATTGTTCCATGAACAACTATCAAAGGGATATATTGTGATGGATGTTATCAAATTGAAAATTATGGCTGCTTGCATCCATCAGTTGTCATCTACTTCAGATGAAAATTAGACATTTCAAAATCTGTTCAGTATCATCATAAAGAAAAAGAGTTTATGTTAACAAAATGGAGAAACTTTATGCTTGTACTGTACAttattacaaaaataaaaaaaaaacagataacAAAATTTTATGGATATAAAAGATGCTGCAACACAGCAAGACTTGGTGAACAACACAACATTCAATAATTTACTGGAAAGGTCAATTTAAGTAACAAATTTGAAGATTCTTGCCATGTCAAGAATCAGCTACCATATCATATAAGAAAGGTTTCAGCACAGATGTATGTCAGAGATAAAGAGGCTAACTAACACAGCACACTTGTCCCAATTTAGCACCATGATCACATTAAAGTCATGATAATTATCAATCTGGAAGCTAATAATTGATGCCAATTATTATTGCTAGACATGCTAGACATGCCTTAAGCATCACAGTATGAATGTAGGCATGCTTCAATATCCAAAATAAGCTAAAATATAATTGATGGTTGAAATGTATTCTTAAGGATTTAGCACTTTTTCATTTGGAACAAACCAACAAGACTGCTTTTATATATGTCAGATTGAGTTCTTGATAATGCAAAGTTAATATACTTTCAAATCCATTCAAAAGTCAAGCTTATACATGATAATGAGAGGAAGTTCAACATATGACCCCCTATCTTATTGCCAGCATAAAATGGCAAGATAACATCATTCTGAGAGAAACCAAAGCATTAGCAAACTAAGTTTGCCAGTGAATCAAGCAGTTCAAACAGTAACAAAAATTACATAAGTGAATCCTTCTGTTTTGCTTGAGCCAGCAGCTCTCCTCTGAGTTGCTTAATCTCCATTTCCCTCTCCAATCTCTCATTCTGAAAGAATGGAAGTGAATCAAAACCACAAAATCATATCAGAGGCATAACTTAatcaaagaaaataataagattttCTAAAGGCTATAATTGTTGCACATCATAGAGCATTTGTTCCATATAGTCAGTCATATTCCCTTATCCAGTTTACATTACTTTTATGACCAGAAAGTCCCTAAGTTATGACAAAAAGAACCTAAGATTGGTTATTTATATGTTGGCTAAGAAAGAATGCATAGTCCAGCCTGATACAACATCCAAAATAGAAGATCATTACCACCCATCTCCTTGGAGATCAATATGAGTCTGGGCAGACCACTGGCAGTGAAAGACAAGTGACAGGAGGAGCAAAAGGAAAAAGATAAGAAAATGAAAATGTGGCAGGGGAACTTTTAAACCTTGATAATGTTTATTCCAACTCCTTTACTCTGCAGATCACAACTGATAGGTTTGTTCCTTTTTCTAAGTTGCATCTTTTACAAATTGTTTAACTTCATTGTTGTCAAAAGCTCAATATTTCAAAAGGATAATTTTTCACTTAATTAACTATATTGgagcaataaaaaaaattatacaggATGCAAACTGGTacattcatcataaaaaaaaatatgtttttttcaaAAGGTATTTCAGGGAATATGATAAATAAATGATggtgatattaaaaaatattttaagaattatAAGAAATAAAGGGAGTCTTTCCGATAATATAAAAAAGAATTACCTATCAGAAAaaaaagaagttttttttttctgataggtaattcttttttatatttgaattaaaaaagtatatatatatatatatatatatatatatatatatatatttgaatcctACTATGATATTCAAGTGTTCCTGATATCCTTAATTTATTTTTgacttattataatattttaaataatattatagtattttttattatcaaagTACTAAAACTACCATAaaactattaaaaaataatataaagtgacatcATATTTTAGGTTTTACATAGGTTTGATTAATGTTATGAGTtcatttatataatttataactttatagtatttttgttgtTGTGACCAAGATATTAGAACTGTAACAAACCAAAAATACTCTAACATACATGAACAATATAATCTTTTTTTGAGgaacaattaaaatatttttaaattaaaaataagaaataaaGGGCGGCTTTTGGATAATATAAAAAAGAATTacctataaaaaaattaaaaagaagtatatattttttttaatttcgggAATTCATATTTAGCGCCCCAAATCAGCAACATTTGGCGGAGTGGAAACGGAAAACATTTTCGATCATGTTAACAAATGATTAAGATCAACCACACGCAATAGCGTCAAATTTTGGCTTGGCCGCAACAATCGatggaacaaaaaaacaaaaaacaaaaagaaccgcAACGCTTTTTGCATCGGATTTTCTTAGGGCTAATAAACCGGGGGCAGACTTACCTCGCTTCGTCCGGGACCTGTCGGAAGCCGAAAGGGGCGGGCGATGATGGATTTCCGTTGAGCCGCCGCTGTCGCTTCGGATCCACGCTgcccccctcctcctcttccgcaTTATCGCATCGAGATCTACATCAGCGCCGCCGCCGACGGCGCCACTACCATGAGCGGTTGCCCCTCGCGGTGCCACGCCTCGGATCTCGCCGGCAGATCCGCCCTCAAATATCCAAATGGACGCTACCTCTCGCCCAGCTGTGGTCATCGACAATGGCACCGGGTATTTCCTTGTGCAATTGCGTGCTTCTAGTGTAAATCGACTGCTACTTTGATTCCTGGTTGCGTAAAAGTCGTGAATTATAGTCAAAATTAGTTGATGAGTTGACGACAAAGCAAGGGATCATTTTGGAGGAGACCTCGAGGATGTAGATTGAGATGTTGAATTCCTTTTTCGTCACTTGTGGATGCATCTTTAGGTTCATAAGTTGAGGGTTGTGAATTTGGTGTCGATCAGAAAGGGATTGTGCTCTTGAAATGATCCGAAGGTGAAGTGTGTGGAATATCGAGGTTGGAGTGATACGTGAGAGGGCATGGAATACGTGGTCGACTGCAGATACCAGATGGCCATAAAAAGCGGGGTTAATTGTTAGACCGATGCTATGGCTGTGGTACTTTGCTAGTGTGTAACAGGGTTTTGTTGATGCTTCTCGGCATGTGTTCCTTTATCTGTTGCGTGTTACATTAATGGGGATGTGGGTTCTGGAAATTAGTAATACGTTTTCTGATATGATGCCTTAACTTGCTTTGAAGTAAAATTGACAGCATCAAATGATGCTTTATTGTTCAAACACAAAGGCTGTTGTGAAAGAGGGAATGCCAAAGGTTCAACAGATGAAGAGAATAAGGAAAACGATATGTGAATGGTCCAGAAAATTTAAACTGTATTGTTTTGGACTAAGTGAATTATGCCATCAGTACTAGGAATAGCTCATCAGTTTTTTAAGGACATTTCAAAGGTACATTGGTTAAAGTGGATATATTACTTTCACAGGAAACTAAACGATCGAATTTTTTAGAACTAGCAAGATTTTCCAGTTTTCAGTGATTGTTTAGTTGCTTCGTCAAAGGATTATAGAGGATGGTCAAGTTACTCCTTACCGAACTGAGAGAACAAAATTCGAGACACAGAAACAATCTCTTCAAGGATAAGTATAATTAACTCTTCCATACTTCACAGGCGGGAGCCATGCTGATTCATCCTTTGGCAAAGGATTATCAAGGTCATTATGATGATCTTTTGCAGAGAGATGGGTTGAATATCATattgtgatttttttatttaaatttggtTTGTTTGGTTCTTTTATATGAATATGACCCTTGTTGCTGAATAGTTGATGAGATTTGATAATAATCTTCCATTAGATTGCAGTCATGTTTGAAATAGTTCTAACTTCTAACTACATATCTGCTTACATGATGACCTGAAGCTTTTCCATTATTAGGTATACAAAAATGGGATTTGCTGGCAATGTCGAACCTTCGTTCATCATCCCAACCATAGTTGCTGTCAATGAATCTTTTTCGAATCAACCAAAGAGTTCTAGTAAGGGAAATTGGCTCACACAGCATACTGCAGGTGTAGTGGCGGACCTTGACTTTTTAATTGGAGAAGAAGCCTTAACATGTTCTCGCTCTAGTAATATGTACAGTCTTAGTTACCCCATCCATCATGGTCAGGTATGATAGTGGCAAGATATACAGGtccatttaattttatttttttgtggatTTTTTTGAGCATATAGTGCCAATTTTGCAGGTGGAAAATTGGGATACGATGGAAAGATTTTGGCAACGATGTATCTTTGATTATTTACGTTGTGACCCTGAAGATCACTATTTTCTTCTAACGGAGAGCCCACTTACTGCTCCTGAAACCCGTGAATATACAGGAGAAATCATGTTTGAGACCTTTAATATTCCTGGATTGTATATAGCAGTCCAACCAGTTCTAGCCCTTGCTGCTGGTTACACTACTTCAAAGGTACTTTCAGCTACCTTTTTaggacattttttatttttaaggtgGCACATGTGTTAAGTTACACCTAGTTTTTGTTATGTAGATTAACACCTAGATTGCATTTTGATCTTGAGTTGAAGAAATTACTTGGTTCAGATAAATATACACCATTCttgctttttaattttatatgaaatgacatgcatttCTTTTATGATTTGGAATCTAGGATAATTCCTGCCTTGAACTTTTAGTTACTTGTTTTGTGATTGATTCTAAGATATGAAAACTTGAGCCATTTATAGTATGACAAAGATTTGGTAGTAAGTTATTGCGAGTGTTTTGTAGGATTGCTTCTTTTGGCGCATAAGATTGTACAATGAATAGCATCTAGGTCTCATGCTGTGCCCCtttcaaatattataatagaCATGAATTTGTTCTCTCTAATGAATGTGTTTTTGTTGTAGTTACTAGTTACGGTGTAAGTCGAGAAACTTGAATGTGATCTGGACTCATTTTTTTGGGCTAGGTGTTGTTcgagataaaatcatttgaaattTTGGATCCAAGTCTGGCTTCAACAATTGTATACCAGATCCCATCTAGACCAACATTGTTACTTTGTACTttgaataaaaagtaaaaatttGTATGCTATTTATATAGTTTTTGGTTTGCTTTAAGTGATTTCATTAGTTAGTGAAAGATTAGAATTAGTTTCTTTAAGGTTTTACAGTTCTTATAATATAAATAAGATGGAATGTTTCCATGACTTTTTGAAGcaacaataaaaaaagaaaataatggaaGAATGATGACTGCTTTCTTCAGTATTTGGTTCAAGGCAAGTTTTCAAGGTGCATGGGACCCCATCAAGATGGTATTATTCTAGTCCATTTCTATTTTCTCTTGTTTTAACTTTTTGTTGTTTATTTGTTGTtcttggcataaataaaaagattCTGTTTCTTTATTGTCAcatccttgattttttttttccataggATTACAACATATTTTCATAGGTACATCAAgagccaaataaataaatattactttATTAATaagcataaattataaatatttattataatttatttattcatgaaaataaaagtaaaaaatagcCATAGGCTTTATTGAGAAACATAGTGATGTCAACTTTGAAATAAAATCCaactggctctacctagcggtagaggaaggtctacTCTCTATTAAAATCCGGTCTAGTGCTATTAGGAGGTTGTTtagaaaacataaaacaaaacGAAGAAATTTTagtaacgctgagtaggaacccttataagtcaattgtAAAATAAATACATATCCAAAAGTTAATCATCCTACTAGCGTATATCAAATACAACAAGATGAAGGAGGAGGCCCATAGAACaagatttaatatccatcccgggaccaTCAATATGTATCGAGATTTGCATCAAAGTTATTAGTGGCGTGGTATGAAGTGAGATATAGCAGAGCTTGTGTCTAAAATCTAAATGTCTGGTTTGCCACAAGTGAAGATAGAATATCAAGTACCTGTGGGAAGATTGCAAAAGATTCTAATTCCAGTATGGAAATGGGAGTAGGTCTCTATGGATATTGTGATAGGATTATCCAAGACTACAGAAGGATATGATGAAATTTGAGTAATAGTGGACATGctcactaaatctgctcactttcttcctattaacaagaagtattccttAGATAAACTAGCAAGTTTATACATTAAGAAgatcattcgatatcatggggagctaattagtattatttttaatggAGATCCAAGGTTCATCTCCATGTTTTGAGGAAGTCTGTAGAAATCCTTAGTTACACAATTAAAGTTTAGTATAACTTTTCACCTCCAAACGGATGGTCAATATgagaggacaatacaaactcttgaaggccTCTTATGTGCCTTGGACTTTGGTGGAAGTTGGGATATACTTGCAcctaattgagtttgcttacaacaATAGCCACCAC
Coding sequences:
- the LOC135592646 gene encoding uncharacterized protein LOC135592646 translates to MGGVTSSVAAKLAFFPPSPPSYEVVTEPESGVVRLSCFPHRENVEVLRLPTRRGTEIVALYVRNPLAASTLLYSHGNAADLGQMYELFVELSIHLRVNLLGYDYSGYGQSSGKPSEQNTYADIEAAYKCLVEIYSAKEEEIVLYGQSVGSGPTVNLAARLPHLRAVILHSPILSGLRVMYPVKHTYWFDIYKNIDKISSVNCPVLVIHGTSDEVVDFSHGTKLWELCNKKYEPLWLKGGKHCDLELFPEYIKHLKKFISAVEKSPSQRSTWRRNADQFELSRMSTSRLEPSRMSFGRRERSKPSTAKSKSKDQTSPNVEKQEKMKISFDKTEKSRRSLDCFRLSGKHVADQPDRGRRSVDRLDRIWAG